A stretch of Synechococcus sp. MIT S9220 DNA encodes these proteins:
- the csaB gene encoding polysaccharide pyruvyl transferase CsaB — MSVLLCGYYGEHNLGDDALLQVLVSQIPSNWNVVVTARDSEAVHALVPGVSTVNRRSLSEIIQALNRVDALVLGGGSLLQDGTSFKSLVYYLVLLWIARFKRLSILLWGQGLGPLQGRFSQFLVKQTLSGVSAVSWRDPGSMGLAQRWGLDIPMVMGPDPVWRHPSPPWMGGNRLILCWRPTPLLDIKGWSVLLDAVDRFSSSGCAEVIWLAFHVNQDASLWNELRSLDLIPEGLCRRSLQMQAESLQQVQSLFSESALVIAMRLHALILAATAGCPTAALSYDPKVKAAAQLADLPWVDLNDALNADQLNQQWQSAMTAQPDGSQIEQLKRDAQLHETMLVGELQKLSV, encoded by the coding sequence TTGAGCGTATTGCTCTGTGGTTATTACGGAGAGCACAATCTCGGCGACGATGCTTTGCTTCAAGTGTTGGTGTCGCAGATTCCTTCCAATTGGAACGTTGTGGTGACAGCCAGGGATTCAGAGGCTGTTCATGCGTTGGTTCCCGGTGTGTCAACTGTGAATCGTCGATCACTATCGGAAATCATTCAGGCCCTGAACCGCGTTGATGCTCTGGTTCTTGGTGGGGGCAGTTTGCTTCAGGACGGAACCAGCTTTAAAAGCCTTGTTTATTATCTCGTTCTTCTCTGGATTGCCCGTTTCAAGCGTCTTTCCATTCTGCTGTGGGGTCAGGGTCTGGGTCCATTGCAGGGTCGATTCAGTCAGTTCTTGGTGAAGCAAACACTCTCAGGAGTGAGCGCTGTGTCTTGGAGGGATCCTGGCTCCATGGGGCTGGCGCAGCGCTGGGGACTCGACATTCCCATGGTGATGGGGCCTGATCCTGTTTGGCGCCATCCTTCGCCACCCTGGATGGGTGGAAACCGGCTGATCCTTTGCTGGAGACCCACCCCTTTATTGGACATCAAGGGCTGGAGTGTTCTGCTCGATGCGGTGGATCGATTCAGTTCCAGTGGTTGTGCTGAGGTGATCTGGCTGGCTTTCCATGTGAATCAAGATGCCTCATTGTGGAATGAGCTCCGCAGTCTTGATCTAATCCCTGAGGGATTGTGTCGACGTTCCCTGCAGATGCAGGCAGAGTCTCTTCAACAGGTCCAGTCGTTATTTAGTGAATCTGCACTGGTCATCGCAATGCGTCTGCATGCTTTGATTCTTGCTGCAACGGCAGGTTGCCCGACCGCGGCGCTGAGTTATGACCCGAAAGTGAAGGCAGCGGCACAACTAGCCGACTTGCCCTGGGTCGATCTAAATGATGCGCTCAATGCTGACCAGTTGAATCAACAATGGCAGTCAGCCATGACAGCTCAACCCGATGGCTCACAGATCGAGCAATTAAAGCGTGATGCTCAGCTTCACGAGACCATGCTTGTTGGTGAACTTCAAAAATTATCGGTTTAA
- a CDS encoding ABC transporter ATP-binding protein, producing MTLELKQVGRAINNQWIVENLTMTVADNECLALVGPSGCGKSTTLRLIAGLDPVSYGSIHISGRNITTLSPAERSVGMVFQSYALLPHLTVFENLELGLRIRGISKRERTSKIKQILELVQLWNRASNRPAELSGGQRQRVALARALLRNPEVYLLDEPMSNLDAQLREDIRPELRRLVLEQSKPTIYVTHDQHEAMAMAQRIAVLHEGKIEQIDTPYNLYHNPCSLFVARFIGRPQINCLNDESNRLRAVRPESIRFSDSGLSGKLQSREWLGNSQLLFLETQQGLIRMMAPPEQVIPEQIKLTWRVEDEILFNAETGCRLNR from the coding sequence ATGACACTCGAACTCAAGCAGGTTGGACGAGCCATCAACAACCAATGGATTGTTGAAAACCTGACCATGACGGTCGCAGACAATGAATGTCTTGCTCTCGTTGGGCCCAGTGGTTGCGGCAAAAGCACGACATTGCGCTTAATTGCAGGACTTGATCCTGTTAGCTACGGATCGATTCACATCAGTGGTCGTAATATCACAACCCTTTCACCTGCTGAGCGAAGCGTTGGCATGGTGTTTCAAAGTTATGCGCTACTTCCGCACCTAACGGTGTTTGAAAACCTCGAACTTGGTTTGCGGATCAGAGGCATATCAAAACGCGAAAGAACCTCAAAGATCAAACAGATTCTTGAGCTGGTGCAACTTTGGAATCGAGCCAGCAACCGCCCTGCTGAGCTCTCAGGTGGTCAACGTCAAAGAGTTGCTTTAGCCAGAGCACTGCTCAGAAACCCTGAGGTTTATCTGCTCGATGAACCAATGAGCAATCTGGACGCACAATTAAGAGAAGATATTCGTCCGGAACTTCGTCGACTGGTCTTAGAACAAAGCAAACCAACGATTTATGTCACTCATGATCAACATGAAGCAATGGCGATGGCACAACGTATCGCTGTACTTCATGAAGGGAAAATCGAACAGATTGATACCCCTTACAATCTCTACCACAATCCTTGCAGCCTTTTCGTTGCGCGATTCATTGGTCGACCACAAATCAATTGTCTGAACGATGAGTCAAATCGTCTTCGTGCCGTGAGACCAGAATCGATTCGTTTTTCTGATTCAGGATTATCTGGCAAGCTTCAGTCGAGAGAATGGCTGGGGAATTCACAGTTGCTGTTCCTTGAAACACAACAAGGACTGATTCGAATGATGGCACCTCCAGAACAGGTGATTCCCGAACAGATCAAATTGACTTGGCGGGTTGAAGACGAAATTCTCTTCAACGCCGAAACAGGGTGTCGTTTAAACCGATAA
- a CDS encoding carbohydrate ABC transporter permease, whose amino-acid sequence MKATRFVIITLLVWSLGPLAWQLYTSFCTDQALVTPFASIDQRWTLAHYQSVLQSNPPFIRYLFNSLFAGAVSTVLTLLLAIPAGYSLSKLSQRTALIIKCILIGCALFPYVLLFLALLEIARYLQLGNNLIALAIPYAALSQPLAVLLLTNAFSDLPPELEDAARVEGLSVLQRFRWILLPLISPAIASTAILVFLFSWNEYPIALTWISDSAQLTLPVAMARIAGSSIHSVPYGPYAAATVIGSIPLILLVMVFQKPIVSGLTTGAVKG is encoded by the coding sequence ATGAAAGCAACACGTTTCGTGATTATCACTTTGTTGGTCTGGTCGCTCGGACCACTGGCCTGGCAGCTTTACACCTCGTTCTGCACGGATCAAGCTCTGGTGACGCCGTTTGCATCAATTGATCAACGCTGGACACTCGCCCATTATCAAAGTGTTTTGCAGAGCAATCCACCATTCATTCGCTATCTCTTCAACAGTTTATTCGCAGGAGCAGTCTCTACTGTCCTCACGCTGCTGTTGGCAATTCCTGCTGGTTATAGCCTAAGCAAACTTAGTCAGCGAACTGCACTGATTATTAAATGCATCTTAATTGGATGTGCATTATTCCCCTATGTTCTGCTCTTTCTGGCATTACTAGAGATCGCCAGATACCTACAGCTGGGAAACAACCTGATTGCACTTGCTATTCCCTATGCAGCCCTATCGCAACCTTTGGCAGTTCTGCTGCTCACGAATGCATTTTCAGATCTGCCTCCAGAGCTCGAAGATGCTGCCAGAGTTGAAGGATTAAGCGTTCTTCAACGATTTCGTTGGATCTTGCTTCCACTCATTTCACCAGCCATTGCCAGCACAGCGATTCTTGTTTTTCTGTTCTCTTGGAATGAATATCCAATCGCACTCACATGGATCAGCGACTCAGCTCAATTAACACTGCCAGTTGCGATGGCAAGAATTGCAGGCTCATCTATTCATTCAGTTCCTTATGGTCCTTATGCAGCAGCGACAGTGATTGGTTCAATTCCCCTCATCCTGTTGGTGATGGTGTTCCAAAAACCGATTGTTTCGGGCTTAACCACTGGAGCTGTTAAGGGATGA
- a CDS encoding carbohydrate ABC transporter permease produces the protein MPLMLLLPSLVFLIAVFALPLIRYVWLSFHADSVMTALVAIPNQGANWQRFIHDSRYWQDLLQTLRFAVVSVTAEVVLGLIIALILNQPLRKRALIRSSSLIPWALPTTVMALGWRWIFNTPYGPIDRLMQSGLGRPLNALGEPSIAWITTVYADIWKTTPFVALILLAGLQTIPSDLYEAAKLEGAGPWICLRRITVPLLLPYLGLALMFRLAQAFGVFDLVQVMTGGGPASSTESIALYAYWNALRFLDFGYSATIMIGSFVILSSLIVIAWFVISFARNRSPGAFAK, from the coding sequence ATGCCATTGATGCTGCTGCTGCCATCCCTGGTCTTCCTGATTGCGGTGTTTGCATTGCCGCTGATTCGCTACGTGTGGCTCAGCTTCCATGCTGATTCCGTGATGACAGCTCTGGTAGCCATCCCCAATCAGGGGGCTAACTGGCAGCGGTTCATTCATGATTCTCGTTATTGGCAGGACCTGCTCCAGACGCTTCGTTTCGCTGTTGTCTCGGTGACCGCTGAGGTCGTACTTGGCTTGATCATTGCCTTGATCCTCAATCAGCCGTTGCGCAAACGGGCACTGATCCGATCCTCCTCATTGATTCCATGGGCCTTGCCAACAACAGTGATGGCGCTGGGCTGGAGATGGATTTTCAATACTCCCTACGGACCCATTGATCGGCTGATGCAATCTGGATTGGGACGACCACTCAACGCTCTGGGAGAACCATCGATTGCATGGATCACCACCGTCTACGCGGACATCTGGAAAACCACGCCATTTGTTGCGCTGATCCTGCTTGCTGGCCTGCAGACCATTCCTTCTGATCTGTACGAAGCCGCAAAATTGGAGGGGGCAGGTCCCTGGATTTGCCTAAGGCGTATCACGGTTCCGCTACTACTTCCCTATTTGGGTCTTGCACTGATGTTCCGACTTGCGCAGGCATTCGGAGTGTTTGATCTAGTGCAGGTGATGACCGGAGGTGGACCGGCCAGCAGTACAGAAAGTATTGCTCTATATGCCTATTGGAACGCTCTGCGTTTTCTCGATTTTGGATATAGCGCAACCATCATGATTGGCAGCTTCGTGATTCTCAGTTCACTGATTGTGATTGCATGGTTCGTGATCTCGTTCGCACGAAACCGTTCGCCAGGAGCTTTCGCGAAATGA
- a CDS encoding ABC transporter substrate-binding protein, translating to MNKSVHLRPRSKTMLWIRRRSFRLLMMSIIIIASCLFGLSVVARQPDHISILMPAPFADSTVELVKSFNQQNKGRIHLNVIRGPLETEAISDLAISSLLLGDTPFDGLLMDVTWVPKYARAGWLESLDSYFNNDEVRALASGASEGNHYQGSLLRWPLTADIGLLYWRTDLMDHPPQTPQELENISQKLQSNGRVPYGYVWQGRQYEGLSCVFLEIIDGFGGEWFSPESGEIGLDKPAGLAAAQWLDGLIQRGISPRAVTNFSESEALQSFKSGQAAFMRNWPYAWAELQKNDSQVRDKIAITTMVAQTGHQPAATLGSWGLSLLKGSAHPESTVEAFKFLTSEESQRYLYSQYGYTPTQKAIFNDQALLKKHPSLQAIGEALVYARSRPETPLYAQVSDVLQRKLSGTLTDMTSPTAGMQQAEQSTTQVLEAAGAAP from the coding sequence ATGAACAAATCGGTGCACTTGAGACCCAGGAGTAAAACCATGCTCTGGATCAGGAGGAGATCATTCAGGCTGTTGATGATGTCCATCATCATCATCGCCAGCTGTCTCTTTGGTCTTTCTGTGGTTGCAAGACAGCCAGACCATATCTCAATCTTGATGCCAGCTCCTTTTGCTGATTCGACTGTTGAACTAGTCAAAAGTTTTAATCAGCAGAACAAGGGTCGGATTCATCTGAATGTGATCAGGGGGCCTCTGGAAACTGAGGCAATTTCAGACTTGGCAATCAGCAGTCTTTTATTGGGTGATACACCCTTCGACGGACTACTGATGGACGTGACCTGGGTTCCAAAATATGCAAGGGCGGGCTGGCTCGAATCGCTTGATAGCTATTTCAACAACGATGAAGTGCGAGCTCTTGCATCAGGAGCCAGTGAAGGAAATCATTACCAGGGGTCACTCCTGCGTTGGCCGCTCACTGCAGATATCGGTCTTCTGTACTGGCGTACAGACCTGATGGATCATCCCCCTCAAACTCCGCAGGAACTAGAGAACATCAGTCAGAAACTGCAATCCAACGGCAGGGTCCCGTATGGCTACGTGTGGCAGGGAAGGCAATATGAAGGGCTCAGTTGTGTTTTTCTGGAGATTATTGATGGCTTTGGCGGTGAGTGGTTTTCACCCGAATCCGGAGAGATTGGCTTGGACAAGCCAGCTGGCCTTGCTGCTGCGCAGTGGCTCGATGGCCTGATTCAACGAGGCATCAGTCCAAGGGCCGTCACCAACTTTTCTGAGTCTGAGGCCTTACAAAGTTTCAAGTCTGGTCAGGCCGCCTTCATGCGCAACTGGCCTTACGCCTGGGCTGAATTACAAAAAAACGACAGTCAGGTCAGGGATAAAATCGCAATCACCACGATGGTGGCTCAAACGGGCCATCAACCTGCTGCAACTCTTGGAAGTTGGGGACTGAGTTTATTAAAGGGTTCCGCACATCCTGAATCAACCGTTGAGGCTTTTAAATTCCTCACCAGCGAGGAGTCGCAACGCTATTTGTATAGCCAATACGGCTATACACCAACCCAGAAAGCGATCTTCAATGATCAGGCCCTGCTGAAGAAGCATCCTTCTTTGCAAGCCATCGGTGAGGCCTTGGTGTATGCACGCTCCAGACCAGAGACTCCCCTTTATGCGCAGGTCAGTGATGTTCTACAGAGGAAACTCAGCGGCACGCTCACAGACATGACATCCCCAACAGCAGGCATGCAACAAGCCGAGCAATCGACAACTCAGGTGCTTGAAGCAGCAGGAGCAGCTCCCTAA
- the ggpS gene encoding glucosylglycerol-phosphate synthase codes for MDLNLGSSNFIILYHRTPFDEAKDETGQRVWRDQKSPNGIIPTLRNLFRDRDNGTWIAWRQVDDLANAEDERIAMNEPASFMLRRIPLEQAQISSFYHVTSKESFWPILHTFPNYFDVNNTDWGIFEEVNQRFADAACSEAAPGATVWVHDYNLWLVPGYIRSKRSDLKIAFFHHTPFPSSDVFSILPWRKQIVESLLSCDVVGFHIPRYTENFARAANCLLGVEKGKKQNVPLRFLGCGTALTEPSETPWLLYRGRKVRLLSSPVGTSPDVIQALTKDPHVRHLSERINEDTKKGRKLILSASRVDYTKGNEELLLAFERLLERRPDLHGTVVLMLACVAAASGMRIYEDTQRLIEETAGRINGRFSKMDWVPIRFSTRRIPYEEMVAWFSQADICWITPLRDGLNLVAKEYAAARKGQDGVLVLSEFTGASVILDGAVLTNPYSHKQMDAAIDAAIDMPTSEQVERMEKMSSAVEAFTVSDWADEQIGALETQE; via the coding sequence ATGGATTTAAACTTAGGCAGCAGTAATTTTATTATTCTTTATCATCGGACACCTTTCGATGAAGCAAAAGACGAAACAGGTCAAAGAGTTTGGCGTGACCAAAAAAGTCCGAATGGCATTATCCCGACTCTGAGAAACCTATTCCGAGACCGAGACAACGGAACCTGGATTGCTTGGCGACAGGTCGATGACCTAGCCAATGCCGAAGACGAACGAATTGCGATGAATGAACCTGCATCATTCATGCTGAGACGAATACCACTTGAACAGGCACAGATTTCAAGCTTTTATCACGTTACTTCCAAGGAATCATTCTGGCCTATTTTACATACTTTCCCAAATTATTTTGATGTCAACAACACCGATTGGGGAATTTTCGAAGAAGTGAATCAACGCTTTGCGGATGCTGCATGCTCCGAAGCAGCCCCAGGGGCAACTGTGTGGGTTCATGATTACAACCTTTGGCTCGTTCCTGGATACATTCGAAGCAAACGCTCAGACTTAAAAATAGCTTTTTTCCACCACACACCATTCCCAAGTAGTGATGTTTTTTCCATCCTTCCCTGGCGAAAGCAGATTGTGGAAAGCCTGCTGAGTTGCGACGTGGTTGGATTTCATATTCCACGCTATACAGAGAATTTCGCAAGAGCTGCCAATTGCCTACTAGGCGTAGAAAAAGGAAAGAAACAAAACGTTCCTCTTCGATTTCTCGGTTGCGGAACTGCCTTGACAGAACCATCTGAAACCCCCTGGCTGCTGTACCGAGGCCGAAAGGTTCGTCTTCTATCGTCTCCAGTTGGAACATCTCCAGACGTTATTCAAGCGCTCACTAAAGATCCGCATGTCCGTCATTTGTCAGAACGGATCAATGAAGATACAAAGAAAGGACGGAAGCTGATTCTTTCTGCCAGCAGGGTCGATTACACCAAAGGGAACGAAGAGCTGTTGCTGGCATTCGAGCGACTACTTGAACGTCGTCCCGACCTACACGGAACAGTTGTGCTGATGCTGGCCTGTGTTGCTGCAGCGTCTGGAATGCGAATCTATGAGGACACTCAGCGACTTATTGAAGAAACAGCTGGGCGTATTAATGGACGTTTCAGCAAAATGGACTGGGTTCCAATTCGTTTCTCAACTCGCAGAATTCCTTATGAGGAGATGGTGGCCTGGTTTTCACAAGCAGATATCTGTTGGATTACACCACTTCGTGACGGTCTCAACCTGGTCGCTAAGGAATATGCCGCCGCAAGGAAAGGTCAGGATGGAGTACTCGTTCTGTCTGAATTCACAGGAGCTTCAGTCATTCTAGATGGTGCAGTTCTGACCAATCCTTATTCGCATAAACAGATGGATGCTGCGATTGACGCAGCGATTGATATGCCCACTTCAGAACAAGTTGAAAGGATGGAGAAAATGAGTTCAGCAGTTGAAGCATTCACTGTTTCGGACTGGGCTGATGAACAAATCGGTGCACTTGAGACCCAGGAGTAA
- a CDS encoding peroxiredoxin has translation MKRRDFLGITMTGATALFWKPSKAKALGGKLPEIGEQAPDFNLPGTLGGGASKNWNLDDWAGRWLVLYFYPRDFTSGCTIEAHGFQESLKEFNAHQCDVAAVSADSVDDHESFCSSEGLDFTLLSDPEGKVSRQYGSWMAPYSLRHTFLIDPKGVLRARWTGVRPVGHAQDVLKTLLSEQSNSFA, from the coding sequence CTGAAACGTCGAGACTTCCTCGGCATCACAATGACTGGGGCTACAGCTCTGTTCTGGAAACCGTCAAAAGCAAAGGCCCTTGGAGGCAAACTCCCCGAGATTGGAGAGCAAGCACCCGACTTCAACCTGCCAGGCACTCTGGGGGGAGGCGCGTCAAAAAATTGGAATCTTGACGACTGGGCCGGTCGCTGGCTGGTGCTTTATTTCTATCCGAGAGATTTCACGTCTGGTTGCACGATTGAAGCCCATGGCTTCCAGGAATCACTCAAAGAATTCAACGCTCATCAGTGCGATGTTGCTGCTGTTTCAGCTGACAGCGTTGATGATCACGAATCATTTTGCAGCAGCGAAGGATTGGACTTCACGTTGCTTTCTGATCCTGAAGGCAAAGTCAGTCGACAGTATGGGTCGTGGATGGCCCCTTACTCACTCCGGCACACGTTTTTGATTGATCCGAAAGGTGTTTTACGTGCACGCTGGACCGGTGTCAGACCAGTTGGGCATGCTCAGGACGTGCTAAAGACTTTATTGTCAGAACAGAGTAATTCCTTTGCTTAA
- the rpmB gene encoding 50S ribosomal protein L28 — MSRVCQLTGTRANNGMAVSHSHIRTKKLQQANLQQRRLWWAEGNRWVNLRITTRALKTIQKKGLGAYAKSLGIDLAKV, encoded by the coding sequence ATGTCCCGGGTGTGTCAGCTCACTGGTACGCGTGCCAACAACGGAATGGCAGTGAGCCACTCCCACATCAGAACCAAAAAGCTGCAGCAGGCTAATTTGCAGCAGCGTCGACTCTGGTGGGCTGAAGGCAACCGATGGGTCAATCTGCGGATTACAACCCGTGCCCTGAAGACCATTCAAAAGAAAGGTCTTGGTGCCTATGCCAAGTCCCTGGGCATTGATTTGGCCAAAGTCTGA
- the htpG gene encoding molecular chaperone HtpG has protein sequence MSVLEQGQIQIHTENIFPIIKKAVYSGHEVFLRELVSNGTDAISKRRMAAMAGDCSEGDEGLINITIDREAKTVKISDNGIGMTADEVKKYINQVAFSSAEDFLEKYKQESDAIIGHFGLGFYSSFMVAKEVELITCSARPDSEAVRWVCDGSPAFKLESHERSEPGTDVILHLMDDELEYLEPARLRTLITQYCDFMPIDVQLEGESVNKRNPAWRRNPREMSDQDYIDLYHYLYPFQGDPLLWVHLNTDYPYTLQGILFFPQSVGRADWEKGDIRLYCNQVYVSDSIKEIVPRYLLPLRGVIDSPDIPLNVSRSALQTDRKVRSIGNFVAKKVADRLKNLKKDQPEQYAEAWDSLAPFVKIGAMEDEKFAEQVSDLILFTTTADATEAEAEPIKAGEKNYTTLLSYQSRLSDQQSKRILYCTDEVAQAGALSLWKSQGAEVVFAETVIDSQFLPWLEATNDQFKFQRVDAELDESLRDEKPEISDQDGETQSESIRNLIKEALSNDKVTIQVQALKGGEDAPPAMILLPEQMRRMNDMGALMDQRLPGLPDHHVLLINRRHPLVEGLLRLSAGSVLLGTEQSSPSKQLASELALHLYDMARLGVGGLEPNELAGFQTRSAKLMSELVSKGT, from the coding sequence ATGTCGGTGCTTGAACAGGGTCAGATTCAGATCCATACCGAAAACATTTTTCCAATCATCAAAAAGGCCGTTTACTCAGGCCACGAAGTATTTCTAAGAGAACTTGTCAGCAACGGTACTGATGCCATTAGCAAGCGCCGCATGGCAGCAATGGCAGGCGATTGTTCTGAAGGAGATGAGGGACTGATCAACATCACTATTGATCGAGAAGCGAAGACGGTCAAAATCAGTGACAACGGAATCGGCATGACTGCCGATGAAGTGAAAAAGTACATCAACCAAGTCGCCTTCTCCAGTGCAGAGGATTTTCTGGAGAAATACAAACAGGAATCGGATGCCATCATCGGGCATTTTGGTCTTGGCTTCTATTCAAGCTTCATGGTTGCCAAGGAGGTGGAACTCATCACATGTTCAGCCCGTCCTGACAGTGAAGCGGTTCGCTGGGTATGCGACGGATCACCCGCATTTAAACTTGAGAGTCACGAAAGATCTGAGCCTGGAACAGATGTCATCCTTCATTTAATGGATGATGAGTTGGAATACCTGGAGCCTGCAAGGTTACGCACACTGATTACTCAGTACTGCGACTTCATGCCCATTGATGTCCAACTCGAGGGCGAAAGCGTCAATAAGCGCAACCCAGCCTGGAGGAGAAATCCGAGAGAAATGTCCGATCAGGACTATATCGACCTTTACCACTATCTCTACCCATTTCAGGGTGATCCCCTCCTCTGGGTTCACTTAAATACCGACTACCCCTATACGCTGCAAGGCATCCTCTTCTTTCCTCAATCCGTAGGGCGAGCTGACTGGGAAAAAGGTGACATTCGCCTGTATTGCAACCAAGTCTATGTGAGCGATTCAATCAAAGAAATTGTGCCACGCTACTTATTGCCTCTTAGAGGAGTGATTGACTCTCCCGATATTCCTCTGAATGTGAGCAGAAGCGCTCTTCAAACCGATCGCAAAGTTCGATCAATTGGCAACTTTGTTGCCAAAAAAGTTGCTGATCGTTTGAAAAATTTAAAGAAAGACCAACCTGAACAATATGCAGAAGCGTGGGATTCTCTGGCACCTTTTGTAAAAATCGGTGCTATGGAAGATGAAAAGTTTGCCGAGCAGGTTTCAGATTTAATTCTATTTACAACAACTGCTGATGCTACCGAAGCAGAAGCAGAGCCAATCAAGGCTGGAGAAAAAAATTACACAACATTGTTGTCATATCAGAGCAGGCTTTCAGACCAGCAATCCAAACGGATTCTCTACTGCACTGATGAAGTGGCCCAGGCAGGTGCTTTGTCACTTTGGAAAAGCCAGGGAGCTGAGGTGGTTTTCGCCGAAACGGTTATCGATAGTCAGTTTCTGCCCTGGCTTGAAGCAACCAATGATCAGTTCAAATTCCAGAGAGTGGATGCGGAGCTCGACGAGAGCCTTCGCGACGAAAAGCCGGAAATCAGTGACCAGGATGGTGAAACGCAGAGTGAGTCGATCAGAAACCTGATCAAAGAAGCACTCAGCAATGACAAAGTCACGATCCAGGTGCAGGCGCTGAAAGGAGGTGAAGACGCGCCACCAGCCATGATCCTGCTTCCGGAGCAAATGCGGCGCATGAATGACATGGGTGCTCTGATGGATCAACGCTTGCCCGGATTACCCGATCATCACGTGCTGCTGATCAACCGTCGTCATCCACTTGTCGAAGGCCTGCTGCGATTGTCTGCAGGAAGTGTTCTGCTCGGAACCGAGCAGTCGTCCCCGAGCAAGCAACTGGCTTCAGAACTCGCTTTGCACCTGTATGACATGGCACGACTGGGCGTGGGAGGCCTGGAACCTAATGAGCTGGCAGGCTTCCAGACACGCAGCGCCAAACTGATGTCCGAGCTAGTCAGCAAAGGGACCTGA
- a CDS encoding ferredoxin family protein codes for MAHTIVTDVCEGAGDCVDACPVACITPGDGQNTKGTEYYWIDFDTCINCSVCLQICPIDGAILPEERSDLQLSRTR; via the coding sequence ATGGCCCACACGATCGTGACCGATGTCTGCGAAGGCGCGGGCGATTGCGTCGACGCCTGCCCTGTCGCTTGCATCACACCTGGGGACGGTCAAAACACAAAAGGAACTGAGTATTACTGGATTGATTTCGATACCTGCATCAACTGCAGCGTCTGTCTACAGATCTGCCCCATCGATGGCGCAATCCTGCCCGAGGAACGATCAGACCTCCAACTCTCACGGACACGCTGA
- a CDS encoding ATP phosphoribosyltransferase regulatory subunit, translated as MALQPASGVRDLNPQQVQRNQELRETLAAVFRLWGYEEVTPPRIERMDTLKAGGAIDSRDIVRLVSDEPLGLRPELTASIARAACTRLLERQRPLRLWSCGTVFESRTADEGGQCIEENLHCGVELFGGLGVESELELFSLLLASLKGLNLNASHQPRLLIGHTSLMDLLLEPFESKQRHRIRTCLSQYDRLGLQELGLERAAHHNLAYWLDRRGSPQDILNALDAQYPNQMVLKQLQRLFTHLRPLAEQLGLTLQLDPTFQPHYELYDGIVLQLVCQGTSAPVVIARGGRYDSLVRRLGDEGAEATGLGFSYCVDDIRDLPGDSITTTHEETAALICYGPKQTLESALQRQMALHQQGRISVLDHRACSDHAEALDRLNQSGCDSLEWIDP; from the coding sequence ATGGCCCTGCAACCCGCCTCAGGCGTGAGAGATCTCAATCCTCAGCAGGTTCAACGCAACCAGGAACTCAGGGAAACACTGGCCGCGGTGTTTCGTCTTTGGGGATACGAGGAAGTCACGCCTCCCAGGATTGAACGGATGGACACGCTCAAGGCTGGAGGAGCCATCGACAGCAGAGACATCGTTCGACTTGTTTCGGATGAACCACTGGGCTTGAGACCAGAACTGACCGCCTCCATCGCCAGAGCAGCCTGCACAAGGCTGTTAGAGCGTCAACGACCACTACGTCTCTGGAGTTGCGGAACGGTTTTCGAGTCCAGAACCGCCGACGAAGGCGGTCAGTGCATTGAGGAGAACCTGCACTGCGGGGTTGAGCTGTTCGGAGGTCTGGGTGTTGAGTCGGAACTGGAGTTGTTCAGTCTCTTGCTGGCATCGCTGAAGGGTCTGAACCTGAACGCGAGCCATCAACCAAGGCTGTTGATCGGACACACCAGCCTGATGGACCTGTTGCTCGAACCCTTTGAGTCGAAGCAAAGACACAGGATCCGTACCTGCCTCAGTCAGTACGACCGACTGGGACTGCAGGAGCTGGGATTAGAGCGCGCTGCCCATCACAATCTGGCTTACTGGCTTGACCGACGAGGCAGTCCCCAGGACATTCTCAACGCACTGGATGCGCAGTATCCGAATCAAATGGTGCTGAAGCAGCTTCAGAGACTGTTCACGCATCTGCGCCCTCTTGCTGAACAGTTGGGTCTGACACTGCAACTCGACCCCACATTCCAACCTCATTACGAGCTTTACGACGGAATCGTGCTGCAACTGGTCTGTCAGGGAACGTCCGCTCCGGTTGTGATTGCGCGCGGTGGACGATACGACTCACTGGTCAGGAGACTTGGCGATGAAGGCGCTGAGGCAACCGGTCTGGGTTTCAGCTACTGCGTTGATGACATCAGAGATCTGCCGGGAGATTCGATCACCACAACTCATGAGGAGACCGCCGCACTGATCTGTTATGGCCCCAAACAAACCCTGGAGTCGGCACTGCAACGCCAGATGGCTCTGCACCAACAGGGAAGGATCAGCGTGCTGGATCATCGGGCCTGCAGCGATCACGCTGAAGCATTAGATCGACTGAATCAGTCGGGCTGCGACAGTCTCGAATGGATTGATCCCTAG